The proteins below come from a single Tachypleus tridentatus isolate NWPU-2018 chromosome 13, ASM421037v1, whole genome shotgun sequence genomic window:
- the LOC143237866 gene encoding very long chain fatty acid elongase 1-like: MTYLSTKYSWLCQPISYATDPETMTLVNLGWYYLLLKIFEFTDTIFFILRKKFTHISALHVVHHSSVAWGIWIGMKFGAGKVKSGQNLWSYVLL, from the exons ATGACGTACTTGTCGACCAAGTACAGTTGGTTGTGTCAGCCAATCAGTTACGCCACAGATCCAGAGACAATGACG TTGGTGAACCTTGGCTGGTATTACCTCTTACTGAAGATTTTTGAATTTACGGACACA attttCTTCATTCTACGGAAAAAGTTTACACATATCTCTGCCTTGCACGTAGTTCATCATTCTTCCGTTGCTTGGGGGATCTGGATTGGCATGAAATTTGGTGCAGGTAAGGTGAAATCTGGCCAAAACTTATGGTCATATGTACTACTTTAA